The following coding sequences lie in one Phalacrocorax aristotelis chromosome 2, bGulAri2.1, whole genome shotgun sequence genomic window:
- the RBM48 gene encoding RNA-binding protein 48 isoform X1, which yields MAASSSSGGSGLGGACKHHAQLGVCESRAKYREGRRPRAVKVYTVNLESRYLLIQGVPALGVMKELVEQFALYGAIEEYHALDEYPAEQFTEVYLIKFQKLQCARLAKKKMDERSFFGSLLHVCYAPEFETVQETREKLQDRRKYIAKATNQRGSHRVSQNTSYPPGNHNQSLLTFPQYDDKCAETSGYHGQSTFLTPNVQPGGRTPPTPLMQQRMVLTDNGIDRFMPRTTHLQERKRKREEGNKFSLIGTSADNTEVIIGPRLPEIPKVDMDDDSLNTSAALIRNKLKEVADSVSTSSVEKPESSSAKPLVKQRRRI from the exons ATGGCGGCCTCCAGCAGTAGCGGCGGCAGCGGACTGGGCGGTGCCTGTAAGCACCACGCGCAGCTGGGCGTCTGCGAGTCGCGCGCAAAGTACCGGGAGGGACGGAGGCCGCGCGCTGTGAAG gtttaTACTGTCAACTTGGAATCTCGTTATTTACTAATACAAGGAGTTCCTGCATTAGGTGTTATGAAGGAATTAGTAGAACAATTTGCATTATATGGTGCCATTGAAGAGTATCATGCTCTAGATGAATATCCAGCAGAGCAATTTACTGAAGTTTATCTTATAAAATTCCAAAAACTGCAATGTGCAAG GTTggccaagaaaaaaatggacGAACGAAGTTTCTTCGGTAGTTTGCTGCATGTGTGCTATGCTCCAGAATTTGAAACAGTCCAAGAAACTAGGGAGAAGCTGCAGGATAGAAGAAAGTATATAGCCAAAGCAACAAATCAAAGAG GTTCTCACAGGGTATCCCAAAACACCAGTTATCCACCTGGGAATCATAACCAGAGCTTGTTGACATTTCCCCAGTATGATGACAAGTGTGCTGAAACTTCTGGGTACCATGGTCAAAGCACATTCCTAACTCCAAATGTACAGCCAGGAGGACGTACTCCCCCAACTCCTCTAATGCAGCAAAGAATGGTTCTGACTGACAATGGAATTGATAGGTTTATGCCTCGTACAACTCACCTGCAAGAACgtaagaggaagagagaagaaggTAACAAGTTTTCCCTCATTGGAACCAGTGCGGACAATACTGAAGTCATTATTGGTCCACGGCTACCTGAAATACCTAAAGTGGACATGGATGATGATTCACTGAATACTTCAGCTGCATTAATTCGAAATAAACTGAAAGAG GTTGCAGATTCTGTTTCAACATCATCTGTGGAAAAGCCAGAGAGCAGCTCAGCCAAACCACTTGTAAAGCAGAGAAGAAGAATATAG
- the RBM48 gene encoding RNA-binding protein 48 isoform X2, whose amino-acid sequence MAASSSSGGSGLGGACKHHAQLGVCESRAKYREGRRPRAVKVYTVNLESRYLLIQGVPALGVMKELVEQFALYGAIEEYHALDEYPAEQFTEVYLIKFQKLQCARLAKKKMDERSFFGSLLHVCYAPEFETVQETREKLQDRRKYIAKATNQRDCFVLKKVEGPEKTVSKNSDCPWRTPGPCTTGNWDPSCFTGSHRVSQNTSYPPGNHNQSLLTFPQYDDKCAETSGYHGQSTFLTPNVQPGGRTPPTPLMQQRMVLTDNGIDRFMPRTTHLQERKRKREEGNKFSLIGTSADNTEVIIGPRLPEIPKVDMDDDSLNTSAALIRNKLKEVADSVSTSSVEKPESSSAKPLVKQRRRI is encoded by the exons ATGGCGGCCTCCAGCAGTAGCGGCGGCAGCGGACTGGGCGGTGCCTGTAAGCACCACGCGCAGCTGGGCGTCTGCGAGTCGCGCGCAAAGTACCGGGAGGGACGGAGGCCGCGCGCTGTGAAG gtttaTACTGTCAACTTGGAATCTCGTTATTTACTAATACAAGGAGTTCCTGCATTAGGTGTTATGAAGGAATTAGTAGAACAATTTGCATTATATGGTGCCATTGAAGAGTATCATGCTCTAGATGAATATCCAGCAGAGCAATTTACTGAAGTTTATCTTATAAAATTCCAAAAACTGCAATGTGCAAG GTTggccaagaaaaaaatggacGAACGAAGTTTCTTCGGTAGTTTGCTGCATGTGTGCTATGCTCCAGAATTTGAAACAGTCCAAGAAACTAGGGAGAAGCTGCAGGATAGAAGAAAGTATATAGCCAAAGCAACAAATCAAAGAG attGCTTTGTGTTAAAGAAAGTAGAGGGGCCTGAGAAGACCGTCTCAAAGAACTCTGACTGCCCATGGAGGACACCAGGGCCATGTACAACTGGTAACTGGGATCCATCCTGCTTTACAGGTTCTCACAGGGTATCCCAAAACACCAGTTATCCACCTGGGAATCATAACCAGAGCTTGTTGACATTTCCCCAGTATGATGACAAGTGTGCTGAAACTTCTGGGTACCATGGTCAAAGCACATTCCTAACTCCAAATGTACAGCCAGGAGGACGTACTCCCCCAACTCCTCTAATGCAGCAAAGAATGGTTCTGACTGACAATGGAATTGATAGGTTTATGCCTCGTACAACTCACCTGCAAGAACgtaagaggaagagagaagaaggTAACAAGTTTTCCCTCATTGGAACCAGTGCGGACAATACTGAAGTCATTATTGGTCCACGGCTACCTGAAATACCTAAAGTGGACATGGATGATGATTCACTGAATACTTCAGCTGCATTAATTCGAAATAAACTGAAAGAG GTTGCAGATTCTGTTTCAACATCATCTGTGGAAAAGCCAGAGAGCAGCTCAGCCAAACCACTTGTAAAGCAGAGAAGAAGAATATAG